The proteins below are encoded in one region of Hordeum vulgare subsp. vulgare chromosome 3H, MorexV3_pseudomolecules_assembly, whole genome shotgun sequence:
- the LOC123443791 gene encoding uncharacterized protein LOC123443791: MGYVWRVRLSSFAAGAATASAVGFLLLYKDHLLARAAIARQVEDVKRISEKHYETLSHRISAFENRKGSGTNKEASD, translated from the exons ATGGGCTACGTATGGCGGGTTCGGCTCTCGTCGTTCGCGGCCGGTGCGGCGACGGCGTCAGCGGTGGGCTTCTTGCTCCTTTACAAAGACCACCTCCTGGCCCGCGCCGCCATCGCCCGACAG GTGGAGGATGTCAAGAGAATTTCTGAAAAGCACTATGAAACCCTGAGTCATCGGATCTCAGCATTCGAAAATAGAAAAGGATCAGGAACTAATAAAGAGGCATCAGATTAA